In Holophagales bacterium, one DNA window encodes the following:
- a CDS encoding AMP-binding protein: MRTVGELFEGTVRTHGDRPALRWKQDGAWQTATWAEYGARARRVARALIALGVEPRRGVAIMSYNRPEWLLADLGAILAGAIPTGIYTTSAREQVIYIARHCEAAVVVVENAAYLELFESLRGDLPQLKAIVVMSGVASRGDVLSWEDFEARGDGVPESALAERLAAQRQDDPCTLIYTSGTTGPPKAVMISHGNVTFLAEVGGPTFAIGPSDRFLSYLPLSHIAEQCISVYMPMVGGSCAYFAESLEKLPENLREVRPTIFFGVPRVWEKIQARMQAVGASSSWLRRRIAAWARVKGLAGGYAAQRGLPLPAGYGLAEKVVFSKVKERLGLDAARVCITSAAPISLGTLEYFLSLGIAICEVYGMSECTGPTTFSVPDRLRTGRAGFAIPGTELKLAEDGEVWMRGPHVFLGYYKDETATRETRDADGWLHSGDIGELDADGFLRITDRKKELLITSGGKNVAPAPIEARLKTIPGIAQAVLVGDQRNYVAALLTLDPERVAEVARRLGSPARDIAAARTCEIFRAYLERELENVNATVARYEAVRRFVVLPGELTIVGGELTPTMKLKRRVIREKYAAEIESLYN, from the coding sequence ATGCGAACCGTGGGCGAGCTCTTCGAGGGGACCGTGCGGACGCACGGCGATCGGCCGGCGCTGCGGTGGAAACAGGACGGCGCCTGGCAGACCGCCACCTGGGCGGAGTACGGAGCGCGGGCGCGGCGGGTGGCCCGGGCGCTCATCGCTCTCGGGGTGGAGCCGCGGCGCGGCGTGGCGATCATGAGCTACAACCGCCCGGAGTGGCTGCTCGCCGACCTCGGCGCCATCCTCGCCGGGGCCATTCCGACGGGCATCTACACGACGAGCGCTCGCGAGCAGGTGATCTACATCGCGCGCCACTGCGAAGCCGCGGTGGTGGTGGTGGAGAACGCCGCCTACCTCGAGCTCTTCGAGTCCTTGCGCGGGGATCTGCCGCAGCTCAAGGCGATCGTCGTGATGAGCGGCGTCGCCTCCCGCGGCGACGTGCTGTCCTGGGAGGACTTCGAGGCGCGCGGCGACGGCGTGCCGGAGTCGGCGCTCGCCGAGCGTCTGGCGGCCCAGCGGCAGGACGACCCGTGCACGCTGATCTACACCTCTGGCACTACCGGTCCGCCGAAGGCGGTGATGATCTCGCACGGCAACGTCACCTTTCTTGCCGAAGTCGGCGGTCCGACGTTCGCGATCGGTCCGTCGGACCGCTTCCTGTCGTATCTGCCGCTCTCCCACATCGCCGAGCAGTGCATCTCGGTCTACATGCCGATGGTCGGCGGCTCCTGTGCCTACTTCGCCGAGAGCCTCGAGAAGCTGCCGGAGAACCTGCGCGAGGTCCGTCCGACGATCTTCTTCGGCGTGCCCCGGGTGTGGGAGAAGATCCAGGCGCGCATGCAGGCCGTCGGTGCTTCCTCCTCTTGGTTGCGCCGCCGGATCGCCGCCTGGGCGCGTGTCAAGGGGCTCGCCGGCGGCTACGCCGCGCAGCGCGGTCTGCCCCTGCCCGCTGGCTACGGCCTCGCCGAGAAGGTGGTCTTCTCGAAGGTGAAGGAGCGGCTCGGTCTCGACGCGGCGCGGGTCTGCATCACCTCGGCAGCGCCGATCTCGCTCGGCACCCTCGAGTACTTCCTCTCCCTCGGGATCGCCATCTGCGAGGTCTACGGGATGAGCGAATGCACCGGGCCGACGACCTTCTCGGTTCCCGACCGCTTGCGCACCGGCCGCGCCGGCTTTGCGATTCCGGGCACGGAGCTGAAGCTCGCCGAAGACGGTGAGGTGTGGATGCGTGGCCCGCACGTCTTCCTCGGCTACTACAAGGACGAGACGGCGACCCGCGAGACGCGCGACGCCGACGGCTGGCTTCACTCGGGCGACATCGGCGAGCTCGATGCCGACGGATTCCTGCGCATCACCGACCGCAAGAAGGAGCTGCTCATCACCTCGGGCGGCAAGAACGTCGCGCCGGCGCCGATCGAGGCGCGGCTCAAGACGATTCCCGGCATCGCCCAGGCCGTGCTGGTGGGCGACCAGCGCAACTACGTCGCGGCGCTCCTCACGCTCGATCCGGAGCGCGTCGCCGAGGTGGCGCGCCGGCTCGGCAGCCCGGCGCGCGACATCGCCGCGGCGCGCACCTGCGAGATCTTCCGCGCCTATCTCGAGCGCGAGCTCGAGAACGTCAACGCGACGGTGGCGCGTTACGAAGCGGTGCGGCGCTTCGTTGTCCTTCCGGGGGAGCTCACGATCGTCGGCGGCGAGCTCACGCCGACGATGAAGCTCAAGCGACGGGTCATCCGCGAGAAGTACGCCGCGGAGATCGAAAGCCTCTACAACTGA
- a CDS encoding SEC-C domain-containing protein produces the protein MKADWFEFVSDAVGEILRDPRPETFFAWMRAEGAPRAALALGLEVDAAGLRSFSTALALAVWNAVPRPDRGFRPEPLAAPERNGPCPCGSGSKYKKCCGAQPPAVGGLAPFDVWLALIDRLGEEELAALARTRALSPELLGEIASAFLRAGGTDATLALLEPFLAETALLPERFEEIADPLVDAAGSLDDDEREALFARLRRDLTGPDRAVLELRLASQAIDDGELEAARRALGRAAAEVPDHPGLGGLEVQLLVAEGELDEARERAADWSARLARRGYRAGDAPRPFLAAATADAERAVALFSGRAHPEDLERLQIWAETASHRPLPAVELRADEERPAEGAFALSIPQLELEEAWADLWPLAKPRLTEAGPGEGDDPWQRDTAGEWLGWLEQHVEAADSLSILEDLVLGVDALEQAQTPWVDRELLAPLLARAAAILDHALAGAPVHRLPWAEPENRPALRLLVESVFLDLRSEKLDEAAAAMERYLAINPSDDHEMRGDLATLHLRRGEDAAALALTDPLPDDELPEIRYGRVLALLRLGRRGEAETALDTALAAQPHVPGALLEPTDEPPEVAEEHVHGPHCGHQHDAAEGDDDERSAADGDLDDEDDADLGGPTVERGSPLEAWYYAEEVRELWQVPADALDWLRSRSQPRA, from the coding sequence ATGAAAGCCGACTGGTTCGAGTTCGTCAGCGACGCCGTGGGTGAGATCCTGCGTGACCCTCGCCCCGAGACGTTCTTTGCCTGGATGCGCGCCGAGGGCGCACCGCGCGCCGCCCTGGCGCTGGGGTTGGAAGTCGACGCGGCCGGGTTGCGGAGCTTCTCCACCGCGCTCGCCCTCGCCGTCTGGAACGCCGTGCCGCGCCCCGACCGGGGCTTCCGCCCCGAGCCGCTGGCGGCGCCCGAGCGCAACGGCCCCTGCCCTTGTGGCTCGGGCAGCAAGTACAAGAAGTGCTGCGGCGCCCAGCCGCCGGCGGTGGGCGGCCTCGCGCCGTTCGACGTCTGGCTGGCGCTCATCGACCGGTTGGGCGAGGAGGAGCTCGCCGCGCTCGCCCGGACGCGGGCCCTCTCTCCCGAGCTCCTCGGCGAGATCGCCTCCGCCTTCCTGCGGGCCGGAGGCACCGACGCCACCCTGGCGCTGCTCGAACCGTTCCTCGCCGAGACGGCACTGCTGCCCGAACGCTTCGAGGAGATCGCCGACCCGCTGGTCGACGCCGCCGGGTCGCTCGACGACGACGAGCGCGAGGCGCTCTTCGCCCGCCTGCGCCGGGATCTCACGGGCCCCGATCGCGCCGTCCTCGAACTGCGGCTCGCCTCGCAGGCGATCGACGACGGTGAGCTCGAGGCGGCCCGCCGTGCACTCGGACGCGCTGCCGCCGAAGTCCCGGACCATCCGGGGCTCGGCGGACTCGAAGTGCAGCTCCTGGTGGCCGAGGGCGAGCTCGACGAAGCGCGCGAGCGCGCCGCCGACTGGAGCGCCCGGCTGGCGCGCCGCGGCTACCGCGCCGGGGATGCCCCGCGGCCGTTCCTCGCCGCGGCGACGGCGGACGCCGAACGCGCCGTCGCCCTCTTCTCCGGGCGAGCCCACCCCGAGGATCTCGAGCGTCTGCAGATCTGGGCCGAGACCGCTAGCCACCGCCCCCTCCCGGCCGTCGAGCTTCGTGCCGACGAGGAGCGCCCGGCCGAGGGCGCCTTTGCCCTGTCGATCCCCCAGCTCGAGCTCGAAGAGGCCTGGGCTGATCTCTGGCCTCTCGCCAAGCCGCGGCTGACCGAGGCGGGGCCGGGAGAGGGCGACGACCCGTGGCAACGCGACACCGCCGGCGAGTGGCTGGGCTGGCTCGAGCAACACGTCGAGGCCGCCGACAGCCTGTCGATCCTCGAGGACCTGGTGCTCGGTGTCGACGCGCTCGAACAGGCGCAGACCCCGTGGGTCGACCGCGAGCTGCTCGCGCCGCTGCTCGCCCGCGCCGCGGCGATCCTCGACCACGCGCTCGCCGGCGCGCCGGTGCACCGACTCCCCTGGGCGGAGCCCGAGAACCGCCCGGCCCTGCGCCTGCTCGTCGAATCCGTCTTCCTCGACCTGCGCTCGGAGAAGCTCGACGAGGCCGCCGCGGCGATGGAGCGCTATCTCGCGATCAATCCGAGCGACGACCACGAGATGCGCGGTGATCTCGCCACGCTGCACCTTCGCCGCGGCGAGGATGCGGCCGCGCTGGCGCTCACCGATCCGCTCCCGGACGACGAGCTGCCCGAAATCCGCTACGGCAGGGTGCTCGCTCTCCTGCGTCTCGGACGGCGGGGCGAGGCCGAGACAGCGCTCGACACCGCCCTCGCCGCCCAGCCGCACGTCCCGGGCGCCCTGCTCGAGCCCACCGACGAGCCGCCGGAGGTCGCAGAGGAACACGTCCACGGCCCGCATTGCGGCCACCAGCACGACGCGGCCGAAGGCGACGACGACGAGCGCAGCGCGGCGGATGGCGACCTCGACGACGAGGACGACGCCGATCTCGGCGGCCCCACCGTCGAGCGCGGCAGTCCGCTCGAAGCCTGGTACTACGCCGAAGAGGTGCGCGAGCTCTGGCAGGTGCCCGCCGACGCCCTCGACTGGCTACGCAGCCGCAGTCAGCCGCGGGCCTGA
- a CDS encoding S9 family peptidase — translation MRRALTVAGLLLAGAAGLLGATARAASAADAPLIPREVLFGNPERAGLTVSPDGKQLAWRAPVDGVMNVWVAPVGDLKAARAVTKDKSRGVRIYFWAYSSQHIVYLQDRGGDENWRIYVVDLKSGEEKDLTPLDKVQARIEQVSPKFPDEILVALNDRVPQLHDIYRVNLKSGERKLVQQNEGFVGFTTDDDYKVRLAARYLPDGGLEMLKAGEGGFVPFAQVPAADSLTTNALGFDKSGQVLYMLDSRDRDTAALTKVDLASGKSELVFADSKADVANVLVHPTEKTLQAVSSSYLREEWKVLDPAIEADFAALAKAARGDFEITGRSLDDKVWTVAYVQDAGPVTYYLYDRPTRKATYLFTGRPALEGKALMPMHPRAIKARDGLELVSYLTLPAGSDPDGDGKPAAASPMVLFVHGGPWARDEWGYNPYHQWLANRGYAVFSVNFRGSTGFGKKFLNAGNREWAAKMHDDLIDAVDWAVAQKIADPTKVAIMGGSYGGYATLVGLTFTPEKFAAGVDIVGPSNLVTLLESIPPYWAPILAVFEQRMGEMKTDEGKKFLHSRSPLFKAGEIKRPLLIGQGANDPRVKQAESDQIVKALEAKKIPVTYVLFPDEGHGFARPENNKAFNAVAEAFLAQHLGGRYEPIGQDFTGSSISVPAGAAGVPGVAAALPKK, via the coding sequence ATGAGGAGAGCACTGACAGTGGCTGGACTTCTGCTGGCCGGCGCAGCCGGTCTGTTGGGCGCGACGGCGCGGGCGGCCAGCGCTGCCGACGCCCCGTTGATTCCGCGCGAGGTGCTGTTCGGCAACCCCGAGCGGGCCGGTCTGACGGTGAGCCCGGACGGCAAGCAGCTCGCCTGGCGGGCGCCGGTCGACGGGGTGATGAACGTCTGGGTGGCGCCGGTCGGCGACCTCAAGGCGGCGCGCGCGGTGACCAAGGACAAGAGCCGCGGCGTGCGGATCTACTTCTGGGCCTACTCGAGCCAGCACATCGTCTACCTGCAGGACCGCGGCGGCGACGAGAACTGGCGGATCTACGTGGTCGACCTCAAGAGCGGCGAGGAGAAGGACCTCACGCCGCTCGACAAGGTGCAGGCGCGGATCGAACAGGTCTCGCCGAAGTTCCCCGACGAGATCCTCGTGGCGCTCAACGACCGCGTGCCGCAGCTCCACGACATCTACCGCGTGAACCTGAAGTCCGGCGAGCGCAAGCTGGTGCAGCAGAACGAGGGCTTCGTCGGCTTCACCACCGACGACGACTACAAGGTTCGCCTGGCGGCGCGCTACCTGCCCGACGGCGGCCTCGAGATGCTCAAGGCGGGCGAGGGCGGCTTCGTGCCGTTCGCCCAGGTGCCGGCGGCCGACTCGCTGACCACCAACGCCCTCGGCTTCGACAAGAGCGGCCAGGTGCTCTACATGCTCGACAGCCGCGATCGCGACACCGCGGCGCTGACCAAGGTCGATCTGGCGAGCGGCAAGAGCGAGCTGGTCTTCGCCGACTCGAAGGCCGACGTGGCCAACGTGCTCGTCCACCCGACGGAGAAGACGCTGCAGGCGGTCTCCTCGAGCTACCTGCGCGAGGAGTGGAAGGTCCTCGACCCGGCGATCGAGGCGGACTTCGCGGCCCTCGCGAAGGCGGCGCGCGGCGATTTCGAGATCACCGGCCGTTCGCTCGACGACAAGGTCTGGACGGTGGCCTACGTGCAGGACGCCGGGCCGGTGACCTACTACCTCTACGATCGGCCGACGCGCAAGGCGACCTACCTGTTCACCGGGCGCCCGGCGCTCGAAGGCAAGGCACTCATGCCGATGCATCCGCGGGCGATCAAGGCGCGGGACGGGCTCGAGCTGGTCAGCTACCTGACGCTCCCCGCCGGCTCCGACCCGGACGGCGACGGCAAGCCGGCCGCGGCCTCGCCGATGGTGCTCTTCGTCCACGGCGGCCCCTGGGCGCGCGACGAGTGGGGCTACAACCCGTACCACCAGTGGCTCGCCAACCGCGGCTATGCCGTGTTTTCGGTCAACTTCCGCGGCTCGACCGGCTTCGGCAAGAAGTTCCTGAACGCCGGAAACCGCGAGTGGGCGGCGAAGATGCACGACGACCTGATCGACGCCGTCGACTGGGCGGTGGCCCAGAAGATCGCCGACCCGACGAAGGTGGCGATCATGGGCGGCAGCTACGGTGGCTATGCGACGCTCGTCGGCCTGACCTTCACGCCGGAGAAGTTCGCCGCCGGAGTCGACATCGTCGGACCGTCGAACCTGGTGACGCTGCTCGAGTCGATCCCGCCCTACTGGGCGCCGATCCTCGCGGTCTTCGAGCAGCGGATGGGCGAGATGAAGACGGACGAGGGCAAGAAGTTCCTGCACTCGCGCTCGCCGCTCTTCAAGGCCGGCGAGATCAAGCGTCCGCTGTTGATCGGCCAGGGTGCCAACGACCCGCGCGTCAAGCAGGCCGAGTCCGACCAGATCGTCAAGGCGCTCGAGGCGAAGAAGATCCCGGTGACCTACGTCCTCTTCCCCGACGAGGGTCACGGCTTCGCGCGGCCGGAGAACAACAAGGCGTTCAACGCGGTGGCCGAGGCGTTCCTCGCCCAGCACCTCGGAGGTCGCTACGAGCCGATCGGTCAGGACTTCACCGGCTCCTCGATCTCCGTGCCCGCCGGCGCCGCCGGCGTGCCGGGAGTCGCCGCGGCGCTTCCCAAGAAGTAG
- the polA gene encoding DNA polymerase I has translation MASSRPRLYLIDGFSNIFRAFYAIRNLSSSRGEPTNAVYGFVQMLRKLLRDENPELVGVALDVSDRTVRTERYAEYKANRAPMPEDLKPQIPWIREAISAFRIPILELENYEADDVLGTLAKKAAGEGYEVVLVSADKDLMQLVGDGVSVFHTGRNKLYDRAAVCEEWGVPPERVVDVLALMGDAVDNVPGVPGIGDKGAKQLVAELGTVEELLERTAEIKRKAYREGLEQHREQALLSKELVTIHTDLPVPFDAEALRHDPPDLEALRKLCAALDFHTLLAELSATAPGSPAPEASPALPPAARRLESAGELAAALGVESGELVVARLGGDRPLGLALLRPGGEALFVDFRLPGLEQAALALLARLLADDERELVGHDLKEVLRLSPDGERARCRLFDLMLVSYLLEPSVHGHTLAEIATQRLGRAPIGEREAGWDKGLEPPVGDPRLAAFAGERVNLVARLAEPMRTELGSAALARVYREIEAPLVPVLVGMEQAGIGLDVALLGEMSREMGAELAALEGEIHALAGEPFNLNSPLQLGAILFEKLGYAGGRKTKKTKSWSTDAETLEALAAKGYALPQKLLRYRELTKLKSTYVDALPTMVGPDGRIHTRYQQAVAATGRLSSVNPNLQNIPVRTEAGHRIRKAFRAAPGMRLLVADYSQIELRVLAHIAAEPALVEAFRRGEDIHRTTAASVLGVDPGLVSAEQRRAAKTINFGLIYGMSAFGLAAALGVSNKEAEQFIAAYFARFGRVQDYMQETLRLAERDGRVETLAGRVRYLPDIHSKNWNLRENARRMAINARIQGTAADLLKKAMLAVDRRLRAEHAGARLLLSVHDELVLEVPADALEPIAALVRQEMEGAERLAVPLVVDVGTGETWYDAKN, from the coding sequence ATGGCCTCCTCCCGCCCGCGGCTCTACCTCATCGACGGCTTCTCCAACATCTTCCGGGCGTTCTACGCCATCCGCAACCTCTCGAGCTCGCGTGGCGAGCCGACGAACGCCGTCTACGGGTTCGTCCAGATGTTGCGCAAGCTGCTGCGCGACGAGAACCCCGAGCTCGTCGGCGTGGCGCTCGATGTCTCCGACCGGACCGTGCGCACCGAGCGCTACGCCGAGTACAAGGCGAATCGCGCGCCGATGCCGGAGGATCTCAAGCCACAGATCCCGTGGATCCGCGAAGCGATCTCGGCCTTCCGCATCCCGATCCTCGAGCTGGAGAACTACGAAGCGGACGACGTGCTCGGCACGCTGGCGAAGAAGGCTGCCGGCGAGGGGTACGAGGTCGTGCTGGTGTCGGCGGACAAGGACCTGATGCAACTCGTCGGTGACGGCGTCTCGGTCTTTCACACGGGTCGCAACAAGCTCTACGACCGCGCCGCGGTGTGCGAGGAGTGGGGCGTGCCGCCGGAGCGCGTCGTCGACGTCCTGGCGCTGATGGGCGATGCCGTCGACAACGTCCCCGGCGTGCCGGGCATCGGCGACAAGGGGGCCAAGCAGCTCGTCGCCGAGCTCGGCACGGTCGAGGAGCTGCTCGAACGCACCGCCGAGATCAAGCGCAAGGCGTATCGCGAGGGGCTCGAACAGCACCGCGAGCAGGCGCTGCTCTCCAAAGAGCTGGTCACCATCCACACCGATCTGCCGGTACCGTTCGATGCCGAGGCGCTGCGCCACGATCCGCCCGATCTCGAGGCGTTGCGCAAGCTCTGCGCGGCGCTCGATTTTCACACCCTGCTCGCCGAGCTGTCGGCGACGGCACCCGGGAGCCCCGCGCCGGAGGCCTCGCCGGCGCTGCCACCTGCGGCCCGACGGCTGGAGAGCGCCGGCGAGCTCGCGGCGGCGCTCGGCGTCGAGTCCGGCGAGCTCGTCGTGGCCAGGCTCGGCGGCGATCGACCGCTCGGCCTGGCGCTCCTCCGTCCTGGCGGCGAGGCGCTGTTCGTCGATTTCCGCCTCCCGGGTCTCGAGCAGGCAGCGCTCGCGCTCCTCGCTCGTCTGCTCGCCGACGACGAGCGCGAGCTCGTCGGCCACGACCTCAAGGAGGTGCTCCGCCTGTCGCCGGACGGTGAACGGGCCCGCTGTCGGCTCTTCGACCTGATGCTGGTCTCCTACCTGCTCGAGCCGTCGGTGCATGGCCACACCTTGGCCGAGATCGCCACCCAGCGTCTGGGTCGCGCGCCGATCGGCGAACGGGAGGCCGGATGGGACAAGGGACTCGAGCCGCCGGTCGGCGATCCGCGACTCGCCGCCTTCGCTGGCGAACGGGTCAACCTCGTCGCGCGGTTGGCCGAGCCGATGCGCACCGAGCTCGGATCGGCGGCACTCGCCCGGGTCTACCGCGAGATCGAGGCGCCGCTCGTTCCGGTGCTGGTGGGGATGGAGCAGGCCGGCATCGGCCTCGACGTCGCCCTGCTCGGGGAGATGTCGCGCGAAATGGGTGCCGAGCTCGCGGCGCTCGAGGGGGAGATTCACGCTCTGGCGGGCGAGCCGTTCAACCTCAACTCGCCGCTTCAACTCGGTGCCATCCTGTTCGAGAAGCTGGGCTATGCCGGAGGGCGGAAGACCAAGAAGACGAAGAGCTGGTCGACCGATGCCGAAACGCTCGAGGCGCTGGCGGCCAAGGGCTACGCCCTGCCGCAGAAGCTGCTGCGCTACCGCGAGCTGACCAAGCTCAAGTCGACCTACGTCGACGCGCTGCCGACGATGGTCGGGCCGGACGGGCGGATCCACACCCGCTACCAGCAGGCGGTGGCGGCCACCGGCCGCCTCTCCTCGGTGAACCCGAACCTGCAGAACATTCCCGTCCGCACCGAGGCGGGGCATCGCATCCGCAAGGCGTTCCGGGCCGCTCCCGGGATGCGCCTCCTGGTGGCCGACTACAGCCAGATCGAGCTGCGCGTCCTCGCCCACATCGCCGCCGAGCCGGCGCTCGTCGAGGCGTTCCGGCGCGGCGAGGACATCCACCGCACCACCGCCGCCTCGGTGCTCGGGGTCGACCCCGGGCTGGTGAGCGCCGAGCAGCGCCGGGCCGCCAAGACGATCAACTTCGGCCTGATCTACGGCATGAGCGCCTTCGGGCTCGCCGCGGCGCTCGGAGTCTCGAACAAGGAGGCCGAGCAGTTCATCGCCGCCTACTTCGCGCGCTTCGGCAGGGTGCAGGACTACATGCAGGAGACCCTGCGGCTGGCCGAACGCGACGGTCGCGTCGAGACGCTCGCCGGCCGCGTGCGCTACCTGCCGGACATCCACAGCAAGAACTGGAACCTGCGCGAGAACGCCCGGCGCATGGCGATCAACGCGCGCATCCAGGGGACGGCGGCCGATCTGCTGAAGAAGGCGATGCTCGCCGTCGACCGCCGCCTGCGGGCGGAGCACGCCGGGGCGAGGCTGCTGCTCTCGGTGCACGACGAGCTGGTGCTCGAGGTCCCCGCCGACGCGCTCGAGCCGATCGCCGCGCTCGTCCGCCAGGAGATGGAGGGGGCCGAGCGGCTGGCGGTCCCGCTGGTGGTCGACGTCGGCACCGGCGAGACCTGGTACGACGCCAAGAACTGA
- a CDS encoding isoprenylcysteine carboxylmethyltransferase family protein — protein sequence MRLDYLAFGLVGYLAGMVPMVYLAGFLAAVVVPKSVDSGFAGAVGPACAIDLALLVGFGLVHSLLAREETKAQIVARFPAGLERSLYSLVAGTQIALLCWLWRPIPSPVWSVPGQWALLRLVLWAIQGAGWGLVLLSLLTIRHAHLFGLRQAWSAARGVPDEALPFESRGVYRWIRHPIYAGTIVAFWATPEMSRGRLLLVGVLTAYLFIGLAFEERDLDRTFGEAYRRHRRAVPGFIPRFRG from the coding sequence ATGCGGCTCGACTATCTCGCCTTCGGACTGGTCGGGTACCTGGCGGGGATGGTTCCCATGGTCTACCTCGCCGGCTTCCTGGCCGCGGTCGTCGTCCCGAAAAGCGTGGACAGCGGGTTCGCCGGTGCGGTGGGTCCTGCTTGCGCCATCGATCTCGCGCTGCTCGTCGGTTTCGGTCTGGTGCACAGCCTGCTGGCGCGGGAAGAGACGAAGGCGCAGATCGTGGCGCGTTTCCCGGCCGGGCTCGAGCGCAGCCTGTATTCGCTGGTCGCGGGGACGCAGATCGCACTCCTTTGCTGGTTGTGGCGCCCGATCCCGTCGCCGGTTTGGAGTGTGCCGGGGCAATGGGCGTTGCTGCGCCTCGTGCTCTGGGCGATCCAGGGTGCCGGATGGGGGCTCGTCCTCCTCTCCCTGCTGACGATCCGTCACGCTCACCTCTTCGGTCTCCGGCAGGCCTGGTCGGCGGCGCGCGGTGTCCCGGACGAGGCGCTTCCCTTCGAGAGTCGTGGCGTCTACCGGTGGATCCGCCACCCCATCTACGCGGGGACGATCGTTGCCTTCTGGGCGACGCCGGAGATGAGCCGCGGACGCCTGCTGCTGGTCGGTGTGCTGACGGCCTACCTCTTCATCGGCCTGGCCTTCGAGGAGCGCGACCTCGATCGGACCTTCGGTGAGGCCTATCGCCGCCACCGGCGGGCGGTGCCGGGGTTCATTCCGCGCTTCCGCGGGTAG
- a CDS encoding PP2C family protein-serine/threonine phosphatase, producing MTSEIPRSSADPSSDAQRADRPGRPRRGRDPRALPLYGVYRRFRSLAFGGHSPMDAEGLARQLFRALLEERPKSSPILGVRLYRVAGEELELIEKGGLAGPVELGYRIPAGHPVVAEALREGWAIVRRGDSRHDEWIERTAGTHALAKLALGPQREMLLSFTLREPISTAEVQNALTALRSLADSHLERQQFRELLEQARAVQTSLLPRQLPALPGFELAVRIRPAEVVGGDVYDLAILPPDSFAVCIADATGHGLPAALQARDVIVGLRMGMDTQLKMVATVEKLSRVLAGSSPAGRYVSLFFAEIDRDGHLIYINAGHPPAILLGRNGKRLEKLRSSGPLLGLDRRQPRHWQRHFERLEAGDLLALYTDGITEVRRPDDEEFGVDRLIATLRRHAGKPIEEVADAVLAAADDFGDGAPPPDDQTLILVRRR from the coding sequence ATGACTTCCGAAATCCCCCGTTCGTCTGCCGATCCCTCGTCCGACGCCCAGCGCGCGGACCGTCCCGGACGCCCCCGGCGGGGGCGCGATCCGCGCGCCCTGCCGCTCTACGGCGTCTACCGTCGCTTCCGCAGCCTTGCCTTCGGCGGGCATTCGCCGATGGACGCCGAAGGGCTGGCGCGTCAGCTCTTCCGAGCGCTGCTCGAAGAGCGTCCGAAGTCGTCGCCGATCCTCGGCGTCCGCCTCTACCGGGTCGCCGGAGAGGAGCTCGAGTTGATCGAGAAGGGCGGCCTCGCCGGCCCGGTCGAGCTCGGCTACCGCATCCCGGCGGGACATCCCGTCGTCGCCGAAGCGCTGCGCGAGGGCTGGGCGATCGTCCGCCGCGGCGACTCGCGCCACGACGAGTGGATCGAACGCACGGCGGGGACCCACGCGCTCGCCAAGCTCGCCCTTGGGCCACAGCGCGAGATGCTTCTCTCCTTCACGCTGCGCGAGCCGATCTCGACGGCCGAGGTGCAGAACGCGCTCACGGCGCTCCGCTCGCTCGCCGACTCGCACCTCGAGCGGCAGCAGTTCCGCGAGTTGCTGGAACAGGCACGGGCGGTGCAGACCTCGCTGCTGCCGCGCCAACTCCCGGCGCTCCCGGGCTTCGAGCTCGCGGTGCGGATCCGCCCGGCGGAAGTGGTGGGTGGCGACGTCTACGACCTGGCGATCCTGCCGCCCGATTCGTTCGCCGTCTGCATCGCCGACGCCACCGGCCACGGACTGCCGGCGGCCCTTCAGGCGCGCGACGTGATCGTCGGACTGCGCATGGGGATGGATACTCAGCTCAAGATGGTCGCCACGGTCGAGAAGCTCTCGCGCGTTCTTGCCGGCAGCTCGCCGGCCGGCCGCTACGTCTCGCTCTTCTTCGCCGAGATCGACCGCGACGGACATCTCATCTACATCAACGCCGGCCATCCGCCGGCGATCCTGCTCGGCAGGAACGGCAAGCGGCTCGAGAAGCTGCGCTCCTCCGGCCCCCTGCTCGGGCTCGACCGGCGCCAGCCACGGCATTGGCAGCGCCACTTCGAGCGCCTCGAGGCCGGCGATCTGCTGGCGCTCTACACCGACGGGATCACCGAGGTGCGGCGCCCCGACGACGAGGAGTTCGGCGTCGATCGCCTGATCGCCACCTTGCGGCGGCACGCCGGCAAGCCGATCGAGGAGGTTGCCGACGCGGTGCTCGCCGCAGCCGACGACTTCGGCGACGGCGCACCGCCACCCGACGACCAGACGCTCATCCTCGTGCGTCGGCGGTGA
- a CDS encoding GlsB/YeaQ/YmgE family stress response membrane protein, whose protein sequence is MGLLSWIAMGLLAGAVARYLLPGGRPLGCLATIAVGVAGAVLGGLAATLLDFGGISGFDVRSLLIATFGAVLLLLVLGIARLAGGKPAASRKR, encoded by the coding sequence ATGGGGCTCCTGTCCTGGATCGCCATGGGCCTGCTCGCCGGCGCGGTGGCCCGCTATCTCCTGCCGGGCGGTCGCCCGCTCGGCTGCCTCGCCACCATCGCCGTCGGCGTCGCCGGTGCCGTCCTCGGCGGCCTCGCCGCCACCCTCCTCGACTTCGGCGGGATCTCCGGCTTCGACGTGCGCAGCCTGCTGATCGCCACCTTCGGGGCGGTCCTCCTCCTGCTCGTCCTGGGGATCGCGCGGCTCGCCGGCGGGAAGCCCGCCGCGTCGCGAAAGCGCTGA